TAAATTCTCTATCTGTTTTTTTACAATTTTATTTTACTCTGCTAACTTAAGGTCGACAGGTCTTTCAGGTGTAATGGTAGAAATCGCATGTTTATATACAACCATCTGTTTATCTCCACTCTTTATGATAATAACAAAAGAATCAAACCCTGATATTGTTCCTAATATCTGATATCCATTGGTCAGTCTTACTTCAACCTTAGTTTTATTTTTTCTCAGCTCATTCAATATATATTCTTGCAACTTTATTCCTCCGGTCACATCTATACACTCCTTGTTCGATTACTTTAGGTTATATTATATCATAGACGTATACAATTAAAAATATGTTTTATAGTTTTTTTACATTAAATACTAATTTGTCATCTTGACCATCGATAAGTACATCTGAACCAGAGGTAACTTCTCCACTTATTATCAATCTACCTAGTTCTGTTTCAATACTCTTTTCCATATATCTCTTTATAGGCCTTGCACCATATACAGGATCAAAACCATTTTTCACTATCACTTGCTTTGCAGAGTCTGTCATAGAAAGTGTTATCCCCCTATCTTTTATACGGCTTAGAATATGTCTAAATTGTATGTCTACGATGCCCTTTATTTCTTCTTTAGTCAATGGTTTAAACAAAACAATGTCATCCAGCCTATTTAAAAATTCAGGTCTGAAATGTCTTCTCATCTCCTCTGATACCAATTCTCTAGTTTTTTCATCTATATGGCGTTTGTCCATCAATCTTTCCATCAATATTCTGCTTCCAATATTTGAGGTCATTATTATGATTGTATTTTTAAAATCTACAGTATGACCTTGGCTGTCTGTAAGTCTTCCTTCATCCAAAAGTTGAAGCAATATATTGAATACATCGGAATGGGCTTTTTCTATCTCGTCAAAGAGGACTACTGAATATGGTTTTCTCCTCACTGCTTCAGTCAATTGGCCCCCTTCTTCATATCCTACATATCCTGGAGGTGCACCGATAAGCCTGGATACTGAAAACTTCTCCATATATTCAGACATATCTATCCTGACCATGTTTTCCTCGCTGTCAAATAATACATTTGCAAGGGTGCGTGCAACCTCGGTCTTTCCTACTCCTGTAGGTCCTAAAAATATAAATGAACCTATAGGCTTTTTAGGATCTTTTAAACCTGCTCGGGCTTTTATCACTGCATCAGCCACTGCCTTAACCGCTTCTTGTTGCCCGATAACTCGCTGATGCAGTATTTCATCCAGTCTCAATAATTTTTCTCTCTCATTTTCCATCAGTTTGTTGACAGGTATTCCTGTCCATTTGGATACAATCTCTGCAATCTCATCTTCTGTTACCTCTTCTTTCAAAAGCCTGCCATCACTGTTTTCTATTCTTTCTTTTTCCTCTTTCAACTTGTTCTCTAGCTCCGGTAAAACCCCATACTTTAGCTCTGCCATTTTGTTGAGGTCATAGGCCATTTCCGCCCTTTCAATCTGCAGCTTGGTTTCATCGATTTGTTTTTTTGTAGACCTTATATTCTTTATAGCGCCCTTTTCACGTTTCCACTGTGCTTTTAAAACATCTAAGTTGTTTCTCATATCAGATATCTGCTTTTCAATATCTTTCAACCGCTTTTTAGAACCTTCGTCTTTTTCTTTTTTTAATGCTTCTCTTTCTATCTCCAGCTGCATAATCCTCCTGGTAATCTCATCTAATTCGGCAGGCATGCTATCTATTTCTGTTCTTAACATAGCTCCTGCTTCATCAATTAAATCTATAGCTTTATCAGGTAAAAATCTATCAGATATATATCTGTGTGAAAGCACTGCTGCTGCTATCAGGGCATTATCCTTTATTCTGACTCCGTGGTGAATTTCAAATTTCTCCTTAAGCCCCCTCAATATGGATATTGTATCTTCTACGTCGGGCTGATCAATCATTACAGGCTGAAATCTTCTCTCCAGGGCTGCATCCTTTTCTATATATTTCCTATATTCATCTAGTGTTGTAGCGCCTATACAATGCAACTCAC
Above is a genomic segment from Clostridia bacterium containing:
- the hfq gene encoding RNA chaperone Hfq, which translates into the protein MTGGIKLQEYILNELRKNKTKVEVRLTNGYQILGTISGFDSFVIIIKSGDKQMVVYKHAISTITPERPVDLKLAE
- the clpB gene encoding ATP-dependent chaperone ClpB is translated as MDINKFTEKAQQAIMDAQKNSIRYKHQEFDVEHVHLALLNQEQGLIPELLKSMNIPIDRYIDDLKKDLEKRPKVIGNVQSYATRRVNELFIKAEDIAKQFKDEYMSVEHLYIAILEEKDTPSSRIIDKYAVTKEGFLTALSNVRKNNRITNQNPENTYNALQRFGRELVEEARNNKLDPVIGRDEEIRRTVRILSRRTKNNPVLIGEPGVGKTAVVEGLAQRIMKGDVPETLKDKKMFSLDMGSLIAGAKYRGEFEERLKAVLDEIKKSEGEILLFIDEIHNIVGAGKTEGSMDAGNILKPMLARGELHCIGATTLDEYRKYIEKDAALERRFQPVMIDQPDVEDTISILRGLKEKFEIHHGVRIKDNALIAAAVLSHRYISDRFLPDKAIDLIDEAGAMLRTEIDSMPAELDEITRRIMQLEIEREALKKEKDEGSKKRLKDIEKQISDMRNNLDVLKAQWKREKGAIKNIRSTKKQIDETKLQIERAEMAYDLNKMAELKYGVLPELENKLKEEKERIENSDGRLLKEEVTEDEIAEIVSKWTGIPVNKLMENEREKLLRLDEILHQRVIGQQEAVKAVADAVIKARAGLKDPKKPIGSFIFLGPTGVGKTEVARTLANVLFDSEENMVRIDMSEYMEKFSVSRLIGAPPGYVGYEEGGQLTEAVRRKPYSVVLFDEIEKAHSDVFNILLQLLDEGRLTDSQGHTVDFKNTIIIMTSNIGSRILMERLMDKRHIDEKTRELVSEEMRRHFRPEFLNRLDDIVLFKPLTKEEIKGIVDIQFRHILSRIKDRGITLSMTDSAKQVIVKNGFDPVYGARPIKRYMEKSIETELGRLIISGEVTSGSDVLIDGQDDKLVFNVKKL